A single Macaca mulatta isolate MMU2019108-1 chromosome 15, T2T-MMU8v2.0, whole genome shotgun sequence DNA region contains:
- the SUSD3 gene encoding sushi domain-containing protein 3 isoform X6, whose amino-acid sequence MKYIGLVMEWEIPEIICTCAQLRLPPQATFQVLRGDGASVGTVLMFHCPSNHQMVGSGLLTCTWKGSIAEWSSGSPVCKLVPPHETFGFRVAVIASIVSCAIILLMSMAFLTCCLLKCMKKSERRRSDRSAQLWSQLRDEDLETVQAAYLGLKHFNKPVSRSSQAHDNHSFTTPSRWSLSSLQCTWSQPSWPHCMTVTAPCLGVLMCKVRIAVAPTLSSC is encoded by the exons GCACCTGCGCTCAGCTGCGGCTACCCCCGCAAGCCACCTTCCAAGTCCTTCGTGGCGATGGTGCTTCCGTGGGGACCGTGCTCATGTTCCACTGCCCCTCCAACCACCAGATGGTGGGGTCTGGGCTCCTCACCTGCACCTGGAAGGGGAGCATCGCTGAGTGGTCTTCAGGGTCTCCAGTGTGCAAAC TGGTGCCACCACACGAGACCTTTGGCTTCAGGGTGGCCGTGATTGCCTCCATCGTGAGCTGCGCCATCATCCTGCTTATGTCCATGGCCTTCCTCACCTGCTGCCTCCTCAAGTGCATGAAGAAGAGTGAGCGGCGGCGCTCCGACAG GTCAGCCCAGCTGTGGTCCCAACTGAGAGATGAGGACTTGGAGACAGTGCAGGCCGCATACCTTGGCCTCAAGCACTTCAACAAACCCGTGAGCAGGTCCAGCCAGGCGCACGACAACCACAGCTTCACCAC GCCCTCCCGCTGGAGCCTTTCAAGCCTGCAGTGCACTTGGTCCCAGCCCTCATGGCCTCACTGTATGACTGTAACAGCTCCATGCCTCGGTGTCCTCATGTGTAAAGTGAGGATTGCAGTAGCGCCCACCCTTTCAAGTTGTTGA
- the SUSD3 gene encoding sushi domain-containing protein 3 isoform X3, with the protein MKYIGLVMEWEIPEIICTCAQLRLPPQATFQVLRGDGASVGTVLMFHCPSNHQMVGSGLLTCTWKGSIAEWSSGSPVCKLVPPHETFGFRVAVIASIVSCAIILLMSMAFLTCCLLKCMKKSERRRSDRSAQLWSQLRDEDLETVQAAYLGLKHFNKPVSRSSQAHDNHSFTTDHVESTSKLASVTRSVDKDPGIPRALSLSGSSSSPQAQVMVHMANPRQPLPASGLATGMPQKPAAYALG; encoded by the exons GCACCTGCGCTCAGCTGCGGCTACCCCCGCAAGCCACCTTCCAAGTCCTTCGTGGCGATGGTGCTTCCGTGGGGACCGTGCTCATGTTCCACTGCCCCTCCAACCACCAGATGGTGGGGTCTGGGCTCCTCACCTGCACCTGGAAGGGGAGCATCGCTGAGTGGTCTTCAGGGTCTCCAGTGTGCAAAC TGGTGCCACCACACGAGACCTTTGGCTTCAGGGTGGCCGTGATTGCCTCCATCGTGAGCTGCGCCATCATCCTGCTTATGTCCATGGCCTTCCTCACCTGCTGCCTCCTCAAGTGCATGAAGAAGAGTGAGCGGCGGCGCTCCGACAG GTCAGCCCAGCTGTGGTCCCAACTGAGAGATGAGGACTTGGAGACAGTGCAGGCCGCATACCTTGGCCTCAAGCACTTCAACAAACCCGTGAGCAGGTCCAGCCAGGCGCACGACAACCACAGCTTCACCAC AGACCATGTTGAGAGCACCAGCAAGCTGGCCAGTGTGACCCGCAGCGTGGACAAGGACCCTGGGATCCCCAGAGCTCTGAGCCTCAGTGGCTCCTCCAGCTCGCCCCAAGCCCAGGTGATGGTGCATATGGCGAACCCCAgacagcccctgcctgcctctggGCTGGCCACAGGAATGCCACAAAAGCCTGCAGCGTATGCCCTAGGGTGA
- the SUSD3 gene encoding sushi domain-containing protein 3 isoform X4 — translation MPLIRYMICKYFLPVGTCAQLRLPPQATFQVLRGDGASVGTVLMFHCPSNHQMVGSGLLTCTWKGSIAEWSSGSPVCKLVPPHETFGFRVAVIASIVSCAIILLMSMAFLTCCLLKCMKKSERRRSDRSAQLWSQLRDEDLETVQAAYLGLKHFNKPVSRSSQAHDNHSFTTDHVESTSKLASVTRSVDKDPGIPRALSLSGSSSSPQAQVMVHMANPRQPLPASGLATGMPQKPAAYALG, via the exons GCACCTGCGCTCAGCTGCGGCTACCCCCGCAAGCCACCTTCCAAGTCCTTCGTGGCGATGGTGCTTCCGTGGGGACCGTGCTCATGTTCCACTGCCCCTCCAACCACCAGATGGTGGGGTCTGGGCTCCTCACCTGCACCTGGAAGGGGAGCATCGCTGAGTGGTCTTCAGGGTCTCCAGTGTGCAAAC TGGTGCCACCACACGAGACCTTTGGCTTCAGGGTGGCCGTGATTGCCTCCATCGTGAGCTGCGCCATCATCCTGCTTATGTCCATGGCCTTCCTCACCTGCTGCCTCCTCAAGTGCATGAAGAAGAGTGAGCGGCGGCGCTCCGACAG GTCAGCCCAGCTGTGGTCCCAACTGAGAGATGAGGACTTGGAGACAGTGCAGGCCGCATACCTTGGCCTCAAGCACTTCAACAAACCCGTGAGCAGGTCCAGCCAGGCGCACGACAACCACAGCTTCACCAC AGACCATGTTGAGAGCACCAGCAAGCTGGCCAGTGTGACCCGCAGCGTGGACAAGGACCCTGGGATCCCCAGAGCTCTGAGCCTCAGTGGCTCCTCCAGCTCGCCCCAAGCCCAGGTGATGGTGCATATGGCGAACCCCAgacagcccctgcctgcctctggGCTGGCCACAGGAATGCCACAAAAGCCTGCAGCGTATGCCCTAGGGTGA
- the SUSD3 gene encoding sushi domain-containing protein 3 isoform X2 translates to MQRDLKGARHMPLIRYMICKYFLPVGTCAQLRLPPQATFQVLRGDGASVGTVLMFHCPSNHQMVGSGLLTCTWKGSIAEWSSGSPVCKLVPPHETFGFRVAVIASIVSCAIILLMSMAFLTCCLLKCMKKSERRRSDRSAQLWSQLRDEDLETVQAAYLGLKHFNKPVSRSSQAHDNHSFTTDHVESTSKLASVTRSVDKDPGIPRALSLSGSSSSPQAQVMVHMANPRQPLPASGLATGMPQKPAAYALG, encoded by the exons GCACCTGCGCTCAGCTGCGGCTACCCCCGCAAGCCACCTTCCAAGTCCTTCGTGGCGATGGTGCTTCCGTGGGGACCGTGCTCATGTTCCACTGCCCCTCCAACCACCAGATGGTGGGGTCTGGGCTCCTCACCTGCACCTGGAAGGGGAGCATCGCTGAGTGGTCTTCAGGGTCTCCAGTGTGCAAAC TGGTGCCACCACACGAGACCTTTGGCTTCAGGGTGGCCGTGATTGCCTCCATCGTGAGCTGCGCCATCATCCTGCTTATGTCCATGGCCTTCCTCACCTGCTGCCTCCTCAAGTGCATGAAGAAGAGTGAGCGGCGGCGCTCCGACAG GTCAGCCCAGCTGTGGTCCCAACTGAGAGATGAGGACTTGGAGACAGTGCAGGCCGCATACCTTGGCCTCAAGCACTTCAACAAACCCGTGAGCAGGTCCAGCCAGGCGCACGACAACCACAGCTTCACCAC AGACCATGTTGAGAGCACCAGCAAGCTGGCCAGTGTGACCCGCAGCGTGGACAAGGACCCTGGGATCCCCAGAGCTCTGAGCCTCAGTGGCTCCTCCAGCTCGCCCCAAGCCCAGGTGATGGTGCATATGGCGAACCCCAgacagcccctgcctgcctctggGCTGGCCACAGGAATGCCACAAAAGCCTGCAGCGTATGCCCTAGGGTGA